The Vanessa tameamea isolate UH-Manoa-2023 chromosome 27, ilVanTame1 primary haplotype, whole genome shotgun sequence DNA window GCATATGGAAAGAGTGCATTATCCAAAGACTTTGCAATGTGATAAATGCTCCTACATGTCGAGCACACTCAAGATATTAAAATCACATGAAAATCATTACCACATTCCAGCTAAGTGTAAATTGTGTAACATTGAGTTTCTATCAAGAAAAGCACTTCGAGCTCATCTAGACAATCACAATGCCAAAATATGTTCTCTGTGTGACAAAAAATTTCTGAACATACATAATTTCAAAGTTCATATTAATAGATGTGGAATAACAGGATATAAACCAGAGAGATATGTTTgtgatatttgtaataaatgttatagtaGCAAAAACGGGCTGAGATCACATTTAAAGACTGACCATGGGTTTGGAAAAGTATTATCTTGTAGCTGGTGCAATAAGAAATTTGATGCCATCAGTAGATTGAAGGACCATATTGTCAAACATACAAAGGAGAGAAATTTTCATTGTAATCTATGTGATGGTCAGTTTGTTACATACCCTGCTTTGGTATATCATATACGGTTACATACAGGAGAAAGACCATTTCCCTGTGATTTATGTGATGAAAGTTTTCTTTCAGCATCTCGGAGAATGGAACATAAAAAACGAAAACATATTGGCCCCACCAAAGCTTGTACCCTTTGTCATATGAAATTCATTACTAGTCACCAACTAAGCAAGCATTTCCAGAGACATTTTAACCCAAACAGCAAACTTTTTATCACAAAAGCAGATTTATTAGAATTACGAAAGGCTGGAaaacaattgtaattatatacttacCATTCCATTTTACATTGTTCCTACATAATGTCtatttgtctttttaatttaacaatgtttgtatagaataataaagaaatgaaGTCTGAatcaaattttactattttttatctataaagaGTATATGCTCATAAATATCTCATTCGAGGCatagctaaaatatttttgctactTATCGAGCTTATTCT harbors:
- the LOC113392053 gene encoding zinc finger protein 26-like; this translates as MENTEVEDQITLSALKFVCGDNEYVCRLCLSPTNNRYVNIEDTVKLQTRYYENSISYQNMLANLNVPEEPLLPQILCKNCAKITINCYLFQQLRQFSMDKWVKVLQLLKNSLSQLDTLKTDTQTAFLILNKTDNLVFTNHKSYEVKPKKVAILKEIMRSCRKYIQAQQKLKECICNECGEKFPTHFLLVKHIKAHNKTHNPCKECPKSFSTPTQLQEHMERVHYPKTLQCDKCSYMSSTLKILKSHENHYHIPAKCKLCNIEFLSRKALRAHLDNHNAKICSLCDKKFLNIHNFKVHINRCGITGYKPERYVCDICNKCYSSKNGLRSHLKTDHGFGKVLSCSWCNKKFDAISRLKDHIVKHTKERNFHCNLCDGQFVTYPALVYHIRLHTGERPFPCDLCDESFLSASRRMEHKKRKHIGPTKACTLCHMKFITSHQLSKHFQRHFNPNSKLFITKADLLELRKAGKQL